The Procambarus clarkii isolate CNS0578487 chromosome 7, FALCON_Pclarkii_2.0, whole genome shotgun sequence genome window below encodes:
- the LOC138349802 gene encoding uncharacterized protein isoform X2, protein MAERKRIVFKSSKKSSISKVEIITVASNDVASLTARHPVGIVVAEKRNPLEILHSEQKSRPVLISGCPLPQVLPPEYEAATDTASKKEKSKKNSKAKIFRPRKYVNQKSLRNPPKAITFSTDHNVEADRPYNPQNYITPSQDFESLRQSHTLHSGDGNIINADENRSDAILSGGPRYVVVSQGMRNKADPGFAHNVCSFSVDKFPLPCNSENSSMPSGSEELNSSEGKGATINLGKQFPLKNVSECYTKASSIARASEVSTSDTVCDEDTISSETSHDSASKKESTPNSLSSVPLLSEVPQIIPVKRGSLHIRQIPHGIRKTSQDFDSKVVKSRGTARSMHYGKISKMINIKESDMENQEIRYRGDSRSGIHHGASGIASSSASNIR, encoded by the exons ATggctgaaagaaaaagaattgtatTTAAATCATCTAAGAAAAGCTCAATTTCAAAG gtgGAAATCATCACAGTTGCAAGCAATGATGTAGCTTCACTCACTGCACGACATCCAGTTGGGATTGTCGTTGCAGAAAAGAGAAACCCATTGGAAATATTACATTCAGAGCAGAAGTCAAGACCAGTTCTTATATCAGGATGCCCTCTCCCTCAAGTTCTACCTCCAGAATATGAAGCTGCTACTGATACTGCCTCCAAAAAAGAAAAATCTAAAAAGAATTCTAAGGCTAAAATTTTCCGACCAAGGAAGTATGTAAACCAGAAATCATTGAGAAATCCTCCCAAAGCTATAACCTTCAGCACTGACCATAATGTTGAAGCAGACAGACCATATAATCCCCAAAACTATATAACTCCATCTCAAGATTTTGAGTCTTTAAGGCAGTCACACACATTGCACTCAGGTGATGGAAATATTATAAATGCAGATGAAAATAGATCTGATGCTATCCTTAGTGGTGGTCCTCGTTATGTTGTTGTGTCTCAGGGAATGAGAAATAAAGCTGACCCAGGTTTTGCTCATAATGTTTGCAGTTTTTCAGTGGACAAGTTTCCATTACCATGCAATTCAGAAAATTCAAGTATGCCTTCAGGTTCAGAGGAATTAAATTCAAGTGAGGGCAAAGGTGCAACAATTAATTTAGGTAAACAATTTCCTCTGAAGAATGTTTCAGAATGTTACACTAAGGCAAGTTCTATTGCAAGAGCCAGTGAAGTGAGCACATCTGATACCGTATGTGACGAAGACACAATTTCTTCTGAAACATCTCATGACAGTGCGAGTAAGAAAGAGTCGACACCTAACAGCTTGAGCAGTGTTCCACTTTTATCAGAAGTACCTCAAATAATTCCAGTGAAGCGTGGAAGTTTGCATATCCGTCAAATACCTCATGGTATCAGAAAAACCAGTCAGGATTTTGACAGTAAAGTAGTAAAGTCTCGGGGAACTGCAAGAAGCATGCACTATGGTAAAATAAGCAAAATGATAAATATTAAAGAAAGTGACATGGAAAACCAAGAAATAAGATACAGGGGTGATTCAAGATCTGGCATCCACCATGGAGCTTCAG GGATAGCAAGTTCATCAGCTTCAAATATAAGGTAA
- the LOC138349802 gene encoding uncharacterized protein isoform X1 produces MAERKRIVFKSSKKSSISKVEIITVASNDVASLTARHPVGIVVAEKRNPLEILHSEQKSRPVLISGCPLPQVLPPEYEAATDTASKKEKSKKNSKAKIFRPRKYVNQKSLRNPPKAITFSTDHNVEADRPYNPQNYITPSQDFESLRQSHTLHSGDGNIINADENRSDAILSGGPRYVVVSQGMRNKADPGFAHNVCSFSVDKFPLPCNSENSSMPSGSEELNSSEGKGATINLGKQFPLKNVSECYTKASSIARASEVSTSDTVCDEDTISSETSHDSASKKESTPNSLSSVPLLSEVPQIIPVKRGSLHIRQIPHGIRKTSQDFDSKVVKSRGTARSMHYGKISKMINIKESDMENQEIRYRGDSRSGIHHGASGNAFSAASTFYI; encoded by the exons ATggctgaaagaaaaagaattgtatTTAAATCATCTAAGAAAAGCTCAATTTCAAAG gtgGAAATCATCACAGTTGCAAGCAATGATGTAGCTTCACTCACTGCACGACATCCAGTTGGGATTGTCGTTGCAGAAAAGAGAAACCCATTGGAAATATTACATTCAGAGCAGAAGTCAAGACCAGTTCTTATATCAGGATGCCCTCTCCCTCAAGTTCTACCTCCAGAATATGAAGCTGCTACTGATACTGCCTCCAAAAAAGAAAAATCTAAAAAGAATTCTAAGGCTAAAATTTTCCGACCAAGGAAGTATGTAAACCAGAAATCATTGAGAAATCCTCCCAAAGCTATAACCTTCAGCACTGACCATAATGTTGAAGCAGACAGACCATATAATCCCCAAAACTATATAACTCCATCTCAAGATTTTGAGTCTTTAAGGCAGTCACACACATTGCACTCAGGTGATGGAAATATTATAAATGCAGATGAAAATAGATCTGATGCTATCCTTAGTGGTGGTCCTCGTTATGTTGTTGTGTCTCAGGGAATGAGAAATAAAGCTGACCCAGGTTTTGCTCATAATGTTTGCAGTTTTTCAGTGGACAAGTTTCCATTACCATGCAATTCAGAAAATTCAAGTATGCCTTCAGGTTCAGAGGAATTAAATTCAAGTGAGGGCAAAGGTGCAACAATTAATTTAGGTAAACAATTTCCTCTGAAGAATGTTTCAGAATGTTACACTAAGGCAAGTTCTATTGCAAGAGCCAGTGAAGTGAGCACATCTGATACCGTATGTGACGAAGACACAATTTCTTCTGAAACATCTCATGACAGTGCGAGTAAGAAAGAGTCGACACCTAACAGCTTGAGCAGTGTTCCACTTTTATCAGAAGTACCTCAAATAATTCCAGTGAAGCGTGGAAGTTTGCATATCCGTCAAATACCTCATGGTATCAGAAAAACCAGTCAGGATTTTGACAGTAAAGTAGTAAAGTCTCGGGGAACTGCAAGAAGCATGCACTATGGTAAAATAAGCAAAATGATAAATATTAAAGAAAGTGACATGGAAAACCAAGAAATAAGATACAGGGGTGATTCAAGATCTGGCATCCACCATGGAGCTTCAGGTAATGCTTTCTCTGCGGCCTCTACTTTTTACATCTAA
- the LOC123761354 gene encoding pre-mRNA-splicing factor 38A: MANRTVKDAQSIHGTNPQYLVEKIIRTRIYDSRYWKEECFALSAELLVDKAMALRCIGGVYGGNIKPTPFLCLVLKMLQIQPEKDIIIEFIKQDEFKYVRALGAFYLRLVYGSLDCYKYLEPLLNDYRKLRIMDRSGQYQLAHMDEYIDSLLRDERSNDVILPRVQKRWIHEANNELEGRVSLLDDDLDDLESESDEEEILPPPRPRNDPVEPTRTALRDDRHGRGHSPSRRSPQRDLRNDREREKRHRSRSRSRERDRGMERERGMDRMERDRGMDRERGMDRDRGMDRERGMERERGMERMERERGMDRERLMERERAMERDRIVERERGMERERKRHRSRSREKRHRSRSRSPGHHPHHHRERGRGGEKEREHRHSERVEREHGKERNRDRERDRDRGERKEKHHRSGRSKRDNILGMSREELEIAEANALRARLGMPPLRL, translated from the exons ATGGCTAACCGCACCGTGAAGGACGCTCAGTCCATCCATGGCACAAACCCACAGTATTTAGTCGAGAAGATTATAAGAACCAGAATATACGACTCTAGATACTGGAAGGAAGAATGTTTTGCCCTCTCAG CGGAATTACTAGTCGACAAGGCAATGGCCCTCAGGTGTattggtggtgtgtatggtggcaaTATCAAACCAACACCATTCCTATGTCTTGTTCTGAAGATGCTACAGATCCAACCTGAGAAGGACATCATTATCGAATTCATCAAACAAGATGAATTTAA GTATGTTCGTGCTTTGGGGGCATTTTACCTGAGGCTCGTATATGGATCATTGGATTGCTACAAATACTTGGAACCTCTTCTTAATGACTATAGGAAGCTACGCATTATGGATCGTTCTGGCCAGTACCAACTTGCTCACATGGATGAATATATTGATAGTTTATTAAGAGATGAACGTTCAAATGATGTGATTTTACCCAGAGTTCAAAAAAG ATGGATTCATGAAGCTAACAATGAGCTTGAAGGTCGTGTATCCTTATTAGATGATGATTTGGATGACCTCGAGAGTGAAAGTGACGAAGAGGAAATCCTTCCTCCGCCAAGgccaagaaatgatccagtagagCCAACACGAACGGCACTTAG GGATGATCGGCATGGCAGAGGCCACTCTCCCTCTAGACGATCCCCACAGCGAGATTTACGAaatgacagagaaagagaaaagag GCATCGCAGTAGAAGTCGTTCACGGGAGAGAGATCGAGGAATGGAACGAGAAAGAGGAATGGATAGAATGGAACGTGATAGAGGAATGGACAGAGAGAGGGGAATGGATAGAGATAGAGGAatggatagagagagaggaatggAAAGAGAAAGAGGTATGGAAAGAATGGAACGAGAAAGAGGAATGGACAGAGAAAGGCTAATGGAAAGGGAAAGAGCTATGGAACGGGATAGAATTGTGGAGCGTGAAAGAGGGATGGAAAGAGAAAGGAAAAGACATCGCAGCAGATCAAGAGAAAAACGTCATCGATCTAGATCTCGATCTCCAG GTCATCATCCACACCATCACCGAGAAAGAGGTCGTGGAGGAGAAAAGGAACGTGAACATCGTCATAGTGAGCGTGTAGAGAGAGAGCATGGTAAGGAGCGAAATAGGGACAGAGAAAGGGATCGCGATCGTGGAGAACGCAAAGAGAAACATCATCGCAGTGGTCGTAGCAAACGAGATAACATTTTGGGGATGAGTAGAGAAGAGCTGGAAATTGCAGAAGCAAATGCTCTTAGGGCTCGTTTGGGAATGCCACCTCTACGTCTTTAA